One genomic segment of Arcobacter porcinus includes these proteins:
- the aspS gene encoding aspartate--tRNA ligase, translated as MRTHYNTSVKENLIGETVIVAGWVNSRRDHGGIIFIDLRDKSGLVQLVADPQDCKDALAVAETVRDEYVLIATGTVRARGEGLENPNLETGKIEIILENLIIENRSKAMPFDINDEKVNDEIKLRNRFLELRSKKSFDIFQLRSKATIQARNTLDELGFLDVETPILTKSTPEGARDYLVPSRVHAGEFYALPQSPQLFKQLLMVAGFDRYFQIAKCFRDEDLRADRQPEFTQIDVEMSFCTQEDVIAVAEKLIYDIFTKCGKKIPSSFRRMKYSEAMEIYGSDKPDLRFDMPLIDVIDIFEKSTNEIFTDIAKDKKNNRIKALRCPNGDNIFSKRQMKGFEDYVRKFGAKGLGYFQMKEDGLKGPLTKFFSEADLEEIVKVTNLEVGDVVFFGAGDKKTVWDYMGRFRLFLANEMNIISKDSYEFLWVVDFPMFEVEDGRTKALHHPFTMPKDLNKEDLEEIESIAYDIVLNGTELGGGSIRIHKEEIQSKVFELMGISQEEAKEKFGFLLDALQYGAPSHGGFALGLDRMIMLLAGTDSIRDVIAFPKTQKAQCLLTQAPSSVDEAQLKELHIRVRKSVES; from the coding sequence TTGAGAACACATTATAATACAAGTGTAAAAGAGAATTTAATAGGAGAAACAGTTATTGTTGCTGGTTGGGTAAATAGTAGACGAGATCATGGTGGGATTATTTTTATTGATTTAAGAGATAAAAGTGGTTTAGTTCAACTTGTTGCTGATCCACAAGATTGTAAAGATGCTTTAGCTGTTGCTGAAACTGTAAGAGATGAGTATGTTTTAATTGCAACTGGAACTGTAAGAGCAAGAGGAGAGGGATTAGAAAATCCAAACTTAGAGACTGGAAAAATTGAGATTATTTTAGAGAATCTTATTATTGAAAATAGATCTAAAGCTATGCCTTTTGATATAAATGATGAGAAAGTAAATGATGAGATAAAACTAAGAAATAGATTTTTAGAGCTTAGAAGTAAAAAATCTTTTGATATTTTCCAATTAAGAAGTAAAGCTACTATTCAAGCTAGAAATACACTTGATGAGTTAGGATTTTTAGATGTTGAAACTCCAATTTTAACAAAATCAACTCCAGAGGGTGCAAGAGATTATTTAGTTCCATCAAGAGTTCATGCAGGTGAGTTTTATGCACTTCCTCAATCTCCTCAACTGTTTAAACAACTTTTAATGGTTGCTGGATTTGATAGATATTTTCAAATTGCAAAATGTTTTAGAGATGAAGATTTAAGAGCAGATAGACAACCTGAATTTACTCAAATAGATGTTGAGATGAGTTTTTGTACTCAAGAGGATGTTATAGCTGTTGCTGAGAAATTAATCTACGATATATTTACAAAATGTGGTAAAAAAATTCCATCATCTTTTAGAAGAATGAAATATAGTGAAGCAATGGAGATTTATGGTAGTGATAAGCCTGATTTAAGATTTGATATGCCTTTAATTGATGTTATTGATATTTTTGAAAAATCAACAAATGAAATATTTACAGATATTGCAAAAGATAAGAAAAATAATAGAATCAAAGCTTTAAGATGTCCAAATGGAGATAATATATTCTCAAAAAGACAGATGAAAGGTTTTGAAGATTATGTAAGAAAATTTGGAGCAAAAGGGCTTGGATATTTCCAAATGAAAGAAGATGGACTTAAAGGTCCACTTACAAAATTTTTTAGTGAAGCTGATTTAGAAGAGATTGTAAAAGTTACAAATCTTGAAGTTGGAGATGTAGTATTCTTTGGAGCAGGAGATAAAAAAACTGTATGGGATTATATGGGAAGATTTAGACTTTTCCTTGCGAATGAGATGAATATTATTTCAAAAGATTCTTATGAGTTTTTATGGGTTGTAGATTTCCCAATGTTTGAAGTTGAAGATGGAAGAACAAAAGCACTTCACCATCCATTTACAATGCCAAAAGATTTAAACAAAGAGGATTTAGAAGAGATTGAATCAATTGCTTATGATATTGTTTTAAATGGAACAGAACTTGGTGGTGGAAGTATAAGAATTCACAAAGAAGAGATTCAAAGTAAAGTATTTGAACTAATGGGAATTAGTCAAGAGGAAGCAAAAGAGAAGTTTGGATTCTTACTTGATGCTTTACAATATGGAGCACCATCTCATGGAGGATTTGCATTAGGACTTGATAGAATGATAATGTTACTTGCTGGAACTGATTCTATTAGAGATGTTATAGCATTTCCAAAAACTCAAAAAGCTCAATGTCTATTAACTCAAGCTCCATCAAGCGTTGATGAGGCTCAATTAAAAGAGTTACATATTCGTGTGAGAAAAAGTGTAGAAAGCTAA